In Bacillus toyonensis BCT-7112, a single window of DNA contains:
- the hisH gene encoding imidazole glycerol phosphate synthase subunit HisH, whose translation MIAIVDYGMGNIRSVEQALKYIGAEYIVTDDREEILRSDGVILPGVGAFPKAMDVLEEKKLVFVLKEIGNLGKPFLGICLGMQLLFEKSEELKDCSGLSLLPGVIRKLKVPYKIPHMGWNELKKEGEIPLWNGIEDGSFVYYVHSYYADCPKGIVYGASEYGVQVPGFVAKGNVFGAQFHPEKSGEVGIQILKNFKGVVEAWKFSQLSI comes from the coding sequence TTGATTGCTATTGTAGATTATGGGATGGGAAATATTCGTAGTGTGGAACAGGCATTAAAATATATTGGAGCAGAGTATATCGTAACGGATGATAGAGAGGAAATATTGAGAAGTGATGGCGTTATTTTACCAGGAGTAGGGGCATTTCCGAAAGCGATGGACGTTCTAGAAGAAAAAAAATTAGTATTTGTGCTAAAAGAGATTGGGAATTTAGGGAAACCGTTCCTTGGTATATGTTTAGGTATGCAACTTTTATTTGAAAAAAGTGAGGAATTAAAAGACTGTAGCGGATTAAGTTTATTGCCAGGTGTTATTCGGAAATTAAAAGTGCCTTATAAAATTCCACATATGGGATGGAATGAATTGAAGAAAGAAGGAGAAATACCACTTTGGAATGGAATAGAAGACGGTTCTTTCGTATATTATGTCCACTCTTATTATGCAGATTGTCCAAAGGGGATTGTGTATGGGGCAAGCGAGTATGGGGTGCAAGTACCTGGTTTTGTAGCGAAAGGAAATGTATTTGGAGCGCAGTTTCACCCTGAAAAAAGTGGGGAAGTCGGAATACAAATTTTAAAGAATTTTAAAGGGGTGGTAGAAGCATGGAAATTTTCCCAGCTATCGATTTAA